From Sphingomonas sp. PAMC26645:
CCGGGCGCCACCGATCCCGTGGGTCTGCGCGGCCAGCCGTCCGTTGCTCCGCTCGGCGGGTGCCATGGCGCCGATTGCCGCGCCCCAGCGCTGGGCCACGATCTCCCCGAGCGAACCGGGAGCGCCGTAGCCGGCGCGAAAGCCCGCAGCAGCCGCCAGCAGACCCATGCCGAAGATTGCACCCCGGTGCGTGTTGACGCCGCCCGTAGCCGCCAGCATCTCACGTTCCGCGGCGATGCCGATAGCCTGCAGCCGTGGCATCGCCGCCCCCGCAGCGCCCGCAGCAGCGAGTTCGACGAAGAACGGCGCCAGCGTGTCGGCGCTCCGGACCAGGATCGCCGCGTCCATGTCGGCATGGGCGCCGTTGTCGACATGGCTGACGAGGCCGGGTTTGGGATAGGTCCCGAGTTCGAGTTTGAGGCAGTCTGTGGCCATGCGGCCGATCACGTCGTTCCAGTCGTCGCGGACGACACCCAGGGTGGCGATCATGTCAGAGCCATGAAGGCTTCAACCGACATCGTGCTGGCACCATGAAGCCGTTTGACGAGCACCTCCCCCGTCGCCGAGCCCAGTTCGCGCCACTGGACCGCGCCGCCGTCCGAGGCGACGACTTCGCCGTCGATCCGCATCGGCGCGTCAGCATCGATCGCGGCGAGCTCCCCCAGGGGAGCGCCCTGGAGCCACAGGAGGTCGAGGTCGGAGGAAGGCGACAGATACGGCAGACCGGTCAGAAACTGCCAAGCCAGGCCGCCGAACGTGCGGACAGCTGGGTCGACGTCCAAAAGGCGGGCGATGGTCGGGTGCCAATTCTTGGGAGCCACCACCTGGGCTTCCGCGAGGGTCGGCGGCGACGACAGATCGATGAGCGCGGCAAGCGACAGTTCGACCGCGATCCGCCGCTTGCCGTGCGACGGTGGCAGAGGAAGGCCGAGCGCGATCATTCCGTCCTGCGCCGCGCAATCAGGCCTTCGGACGACCAGCGGCGAGCCATTCGAGACCCAGTCCGCAACCACCAGTTCCGCAGCAAGCTCCGGTCGCCCGCGCAGCATCGTCGCCCACGCCCGCTGGTCGACCCGCACCATGTCGTGTCGCCGAGCCTCAGCCACCGGCGCGCGCCAGTTCCACGACCCGCTTGGCGATTTCAGCCGACTTTGTCCGACCCTTGCGTTCGGCGCCCAGCAGGTCCCGCACGTCGTCGCCGACTGGCGTCGCCAGCAGCGCGGCGAGTTGCGCGTCGAGCGCCTTGGCGGGATCCCACGTCGCGAGGATCGCCCCCGTCTGCGCCAGATTGTCGAGGCCGGGCGCGAACACGGGCGTAGCCTTCGCCTTCTCGGTGAGCACCTCGATCGACAGCTTGGTCACGCGGGACATCGACGGTAGATCCATCACGACCGGATCCGCGCCCGGCAGGGCGACGAGCGTGCCGGTCGCGAGCGCGGTGGCAATGAACGCGCCGGCCGCCGTATGGCCATACAGCAGCCCGATGGTGCGGTGGCCGGCGCGGTCGGCGAGCAGCAGCGATTTCGCGAGATGCGCGAGGTATTCGCTCAGGCCCAGCAGTTCGTCGCGCTTGCTCATCCTCTGGCTGTCGGAGTCGATCAGCACCAGGATCGGCGCGCCGCTGGGCGAGCGGGCGATGTCGATTACGGCGCCTGCCATTCGGAGCGCCTCGTCGACGCCGAGCGCCGTGCGGTCGGCGACGCCGAGCACGTGGACGGGTCCATCGGCAAGAGGTCCGGTACCGGTGATCAGCCCGCCTGCGACCCTGACGTCGTGACCTGCCGGAAATAGCGATGCTAGAATTTCAGCGAGCGTCATCGGCTGCCTCCCGGTGGCCATATGCCATTTGTAGGAATTCATCTGTCGAAAGGCCCGGCACCGCCGCCGCGTCGGCGAATCCAAGCGTCGTCCAGATGTCGACGGCGTCGGTCGCGTTGCCGAAGCGGTCCAGCCTTCGCTGCAGCCTGACCTGCTCGGCTTCCATCGTGTCGAGGTCGAGCCGAGGCGTACGGGCCAGCGCCGCCGTCGCTGCCGTCCGGAACGCAGCGACGCTGTCGTCGGCGAACAGATCCGCCCCACCGATCAGGTAGCGGTTCTTTCCGCCCATGGTCCGCCAGACGAGCGCCTTGTCCGCCGAGTCAAACTCCTCGACCCCCTTGTTGGTCTCGATCACCTCGGGCCCGGACACGCTGATCCGGCCATGCTCAGAAACGACCAGGGTCGAACAGGATCCTGCAATGAGCCCGCCGCCGCCGTAGCAGCCGGAACGACCGCCGATCAGCCCGACGACGCGGACGCCTTCGGTCCTTGCCGCGACGATCGCCCGGATGATCTCCGAGATCGCCAGTTCACCGGCATTGGCCTCCTGCAGCCGCACGCCGCCCGTATCGAACAGGACCAGCACGTCCCGCTTCATCGCCTTGGCGGCGCGAAGCAGACCGACAAGCTTGGCGCCGTGGACTTCCCCGAATGCGCCGCCCATGAAACGGCCTTCCTGTGCGGCTATGAAGATGGACGCGCCACCGATGTTCGCCCGGCCGACCACCATGCCGTCGTCGAACTGTTCGGGAAGGTCGAAGATCGGCAGGTGCGGGCTGACCTCACGCTGCTCGGGGCCGATGAACTCGACGAAGCTGTGAGGGTCCGTGAGCGCGTCGATGCGCTGGCGGGCGCTCGCTTCGTACCAGCTCATGACGTTCGGATCGACGCTCATGCTGCCGACTCGATCAGACGGACGCCCTGCGCCAACCGCAACGCGACAGTATCTGGCCGGGCACCTCCATCGTTGATCGAGATGCGAAGTCCTCCAGCGGCGCGCAATGCGACGAAATCGGAGACCACCGCCTGCCAGACGTCGCCGAAACCGTGCGCGCTTGTTGCGATCTCGACGGAACACTTGTCCTCCGGCAGGGTGCGTTCGAGCAGCACCTCGAGGTTGCCCGAAGCGACGACGCCTATGATCGCCTGCGTCTTCGTACCCCCGGCGGCAACGGGTGCGTCGAGGTTGTAAGTCAGATTTTCCATGGGGTCCGAGCCTCCGTCACCAGTTGCGGAATTTGCTGGGCGGGCGGTAGAGCCCTCCCGAAGCCAGAGCGAGATCCTTGATCGACCTAGCCGCCAGCATGCTGCGATCGGCTTCGAGCGGGTCGATTCCAAGGTCCTCCGGACGCTGGATGACCTTCCGCTCGCGCAGACGTTCGACCATCCTGCGGTCGCGTCCGCGACCGATCTCGGTGTAGCCAGCAACCCCGCGGATCGCCTGCTCGCGCTCGTCCTTGTCGCGGCACAGCAACAGGTTGGCGATGCCCTCCTCGGTGACGATGTGGCTGACGTCGTCGCCGTAGATCATCACGGGTGCGAGATCGAGGTCGAGCTTCTGGGCAAGGGCCAAGGCATCGAGCTGTTCCACGAACAGCGGCACGTTGGCGTCGCCGAACGTCTCGCCGATCTGGACGACGAGCTTGCGGCCGCGCCGCAGTCCGGCGGGCGTCCCGGGGTCGGCTTCCGCACCCGCCTTCAACCATGGCTCGCTGGGGTGACGGCGACCGCGTGGATCGGATCCCATGTTCGGCGCACCGCCGAATCCCGCGATGCGGTCGGTGGTGACGGTCGAGCTGTGCCCTGCGAGATCGATCTGCAGGGTCGAGCCGATGAACATGTCGCAGGCGTACAGGCCTGCGGTCTGACACAGAGCGCGGTTCGATCGTAGCGAGCCATCGGCGCCGGTGAAGTAGATGTCGGAGCGCGCTGCCAGATAGTCGTCCATGCCGACTTCCGACCCGAAGCAGTGGATCTGCTCGACCCACCCTGCCTCGATCGCTGGGATTAGCGTTGGATG
This genomic window contains:
- a CDS encoding triphosphoribosyl-dephospho-CoA synthase encodes the protein MIATLGVVRDDWNDVIGRMATDCLKLELGTYPKPGLVSHVDNGAHADMDAAILVRSADTLAPFFVELAAAGAAGAAMPRLQAIGIAAEREMLAATGGVNTHRGAIFGMGLLAAAAGFRAGYGAPGSLGEIVAQRWGAAIGAMAPAERSNGRLAAQTHGIGGARAEAAAGFPSVYRVALPALDEGGTLAGDAEPARVQACMALIAAVDDTNLFHRGGADGARAARIAATGFIERGGVGQRDWRRQAIAIHRDFVERNLSPGGCADLLAMALFVRMVGP
- the mdcG gene encoding malonate decarboxylase holo-[acyl-carrier-protein] synthase, whose amino-acid sequence is MVRVDQRAWATMLRGRPELAAELVVADWVSNGSPLVVRRPDCAAQDGMIALGLPLPPSHGKRRIAVELSLAALIDLSSPPTLAEAQVVAPKNWHPTIARLLDVDPAVRTFGGLAWQFLTGLPYLSPSSDLDLLWLQGAPLGELAAIDADAPMRIDGEVVASDGGAVQWRELGSATGEVLVKRLHGASTMSVEAFMALT
- the mdcE gene encoding biotin-independent malonate decarboxylase subunit gamma, with product MTLAEILASLFPAGHDVRVAGGLITGTGPLADGPVHVLGVADRTALGVDEALRMAGAVIDIARSPSGAPILVLIDSDSQRMSKRDELLGLSEYLAHLAKSLLLADRAGHRTIGLLYGHTAAGAFIATALATGTLVALPGADPVVMDLPSMSRVTKLSIEVLTEKAKATPVFAPGLDNLAQTGAILATWDPAKALDAQLAALLATPVGDDVRDLLGAERKGRTKSAEIAKRVVELARAGG
- a CDS encoding biotin-independent malonate decarboxylase subunit beta: MSVDPNVMSWYEASARQRIDALTDPHSFVEFIGPEQREVSPHLPIFDLPEQFDDGMVVGRANIGGASIFIAAQEGRFMGGAFGEVHGAKLVGLLRAAKAMKRDVLVLFDTGGVRLQEANAGELAISEIIRAIVAARTEGVRVVGLIGGRSGCYGGGGLIAGSCSTLVVSEHGRISVSGPEVIETNKGVEEFDSADKALVWRTMGGKNRYLIGGADLFADDSVAAFRTAATAALARTPRLDLDTMEAEQVRLQRRLDRFGNATDAVDIWTTLGFADAAAVPGLSTDEFLQMAYGHREAADDAR
- the mdcC gene encoding malonate decarboxylase acyl carrier protein; this translates as MENLTYNLDAPVAAGGTKTQAIIGVVASGNLEVLLERTLPEDKCSVEIATSAHGFGDVWQAVVSDFVALRAAGGLRISINDGGARPDTVALRLAQGVRLIESAA